In Rhodospirillaceae bacterium, the sequence CGCCCGCACGACGTGGAAGGCGCCGATGCTGCCGGCCGCGCCCGCCTTGTTGATCGCGAGTACGGCATGGTTGAGATATTTCGGCGCCGTACCGGCGACAATGCGGGCGTGCAGGTCCGCCGCGCCACCCGGCCCGTAGGGCGCAACCAGCGTGATCGGCCGCGACGGATAGTCGGCGGCAACGGCCGGGATCGCGGCCGCCGTCACCGCCATCGCGGCAACGGCTGCGGTTGTCCATTTCGTCAGTTTGTACACGTCGGTTCCTCCCTGGAATTTTCCCGTCTGTGACGCGGAAAACAGCACAGATGTGCGCCTGCTCCGGTGTCCTTCGGCCGGTGCAGCGCGCGCGATGCAGGAACAGGTTGACAGAACCGGTTTTTCAAATCAAGAAATATTTACCGACGTTAAAAAATAGGCCCGACCTTTGGCTTCCTCGGCTTCCATCGCCGATTTGCGACGCCAGAACCGGCATCTCGTGCTGCGCGCCATTGCCGAGCACGGCGCTGTATCGCGCACCGTCATCGCCGAGACCGTGAGGCTGACGAACGCCGCCGTCTCCCGCATCGTGCGGGAGCTCGTCGAGGCGCGCCTGCTCACCGAATACCCGGCGACCGGCAAGCGGCGGCAGGCGGGCCGGCCGCGGGTCCGCCTCGGATTCGCCGATGACGGCGCTTTCGTGCTGGGCATGGCGATCACACTGAACCAGAAGGAGGTCGTGCTTGCGACCTGCCGCGGGAACGTCGTGGCGCGGCGGGACTGCAGCGACGTGCCGCTCGACCGGCCGGAGCCGGCTCTGGCGGCGCTGGCGCAGGCGGCGGTCGAGTTGATTGCAGAGTCGGGCAGGGATCCGACGCGCATTCTCGGCGGTGCGGCGCTGATCGCCGGCCGGGTCGATCCGGCGACGGGCGAGTTGCGCAGCGGCGGCCCCCTGGGCTGGCGCACGGTCGACGCTGCCGGCATCCTCGCCGGCCTGACCGGGGTGCCCTTCGTCGCCGAGGGCCGGGCCGCAGCGCTGTTGCAGGCCGAAGCCCGGCAGGGCTGCGCCTCCGGCCTGCGCGATGTCCTGCTGGTCAATGTCGGGCTGCGGCTCGGCTCTGCGCTGATGCTTGACGGCGCGCCGGTGCGCGGTGCGGCCAATGAGGCCGGGCAACTGGCCGGATTCCCGTCAGGCGGTGCGACGCTGGACGATACGGCATCCGGAATCGCCATTCTGCACCGGCTGGACAGCATGGGCCTGACGAAGAGCGCCGGACCCGAGGACGACGGACAGCGGCTTCGCGGCATCGCCGAACCGGGC encodes:
- a CDS encoding ROK family transcriptional regulator gives rise to the protein MRRQNRHLVLRAIAEHGAVSRTVIAETVRLTNAAVSRIVRELVEARLLTEYPATGKRRQAGRPRVRLGFADDGAFVLGMAITLNQKEVVLATCRGNVVARRDCSDVPLDRPEPALAALAQAAVELIAESGRDPTRILGGAALIAGRVDPATGELRSGGPLGWRTVDAAGILAGLTGVPFVAEGRAAALLQAEARQGCASGLRDVLLVNVGLRLGSALMLDGAPVRGAANEAGQLAGFPSGGATLDDTASGIAILHRLDSMGLTKSAGPEDDGQRLRGIAEPGRNLPADARSVIEICGAELGKALRLLATVLKPQAVLLAGQVGRHPDYVAGVRRIAADAALSGRTFDTRVSALTTAHSAVWLALDRHLFHERFDLGRLAPERAADAAPAAV